ATCAGGGGGTTGGTCAGGTCGAGCCGTATGTAACCGACCGGTATCTTGAGCCCTTCCGCGCCCTTGGAGTCGATGAGGACGTAAGACTGCTTATCCTCTTTATATAGCAGTACGGCAGTATGGGTCACGCCCAGCCGCTCGTCTATGGTGCGGACTATCATCTTGATGAGGTGCTCGGGCTTCTTGAACCGTATCATCGTCCTCGAGGCCTTCTCCAGGAACGACTGGTAGTTGAGCTTCTCAGGCGGTATCGGCCTGCCAAATCCATTTATCACTTTCGGGGCCTCCCCTCCGTGCTCCGGCACCGCGTCGTGGTGAGACGAAACCTTCTCCACGAACCAGTGGTGCAGTTTGTCCCAGCTTGGTGTCTTGTTGTCTGTGCTCATTTTAATATCTTCTCTACCGTCTGTTCCAGATGGTCCAGGATGAGCGGCTTGGTGATGTACTCGCACGCCCCGAGGCGGCACGCCTCGTTCATCTTGTCCTGGTCTTCCATCGCCGTAACCATGATCACCTTTATATTCCGGTCGATCGCCTTAAGGTGCTTCAATGTGGCGATCCCGTCCATCCCGTTCATCTTTATATCGAGGAGGACTATCTCCGGTTTCTCCTTCTTCACGAGCGCGAGCGCCTCATCGCCGTTCAGCGCCGTAAAGACCTGAAAACCCCTCTCCCCGA
The genomic region above belongs to Candidatus Omnitrophota bacterium and contains:
- a CDS encoding response regulator; amino-acid sequence: MRKLLVVDDEHDICDFVKNFFGERGFQVFTALNGDEALALVKKEKPEIVLLDIKMNGMDGIATLKHLKAIDRNIKVIMVTAMEDQDKMNEACRLGACEYITKPLILDHLEQTVEKILK